One genomic region from Bactrocera tryoni isolate S06 chromosome 3, CSIRO_BtryS06_freeze2, whole genome shotgun sequence encodes:
- the LOC120770094 gene encoding flocculation protein FLO11-like isoform X2 — translation MMRSPNGRMPHQGLNRLWIATTICAITVLSGSFVRPAFGAPAKLDGIGPPPESPFPLEAQPTQFSDAIAAALNNDNSARDVKGFSKNQPSAVDSYGNPIETLKPIDTPDGRKVISAQGLQFEIPNYASGITEIKKPADDLLPPFIDPIAVAVSTDGETGRSSVPGPLATAVAATTVDVENAQLVELNPKGTNVLTTSQTDKKLPNHNLNSLPSYILELNDPDIGGPVEYMPAEDGSSLKVIAWDLLPPIEQEPTITTSGNHLPKSVSGTHNNKVSLTAGQSFSAQASEIGVSNKGSVSVASLTSPQENRFHSTSSTTTTPKSTTARTTRPTTTTTTSTTRATMTTRRPTTTTTRRTTTTRRNPTTTSTTTPAPLNPNDFFQLENGDSYTLPSWLADIDDPELDAAVSFIPPENIHEYNDTISRDILPPLEPYTDLNDIELPEELRTTSTTTSRPHTTSTTPKPRQAFTTTPKSVTVSTPRPHWVRAYPTTAKTTTTTTTQRPNSFVDRFSSNHIAQTHDSTFASSSTFPNSKVHTSFLSNSVISTTTSTTTPKPRLTTSAAPSHHINRYQQDNNRFNENSSTITDHTASAEVKNSQAVTTSKFSNSNPFLPAHNSATRPFSSQNAIKFTTTTSTTTTTTTPATPIEENPFDSVTLPSWLADFDYPDLAPGVPFIYNAEESNSDVSNDLLPPSQLSAETTDTTKPIFITSSPTSFNSFQIAPSSTNRHDSTLASASTFTTRTFAFNNSPSKVITTAKPFNIQNPFAKVPNSNNNNQEPITVPPVLFSPPTADAESKVDIVAVNDVSKAVPHFDRENAATTADQFHNNKHSSSSFNKNFAAPFEPTSTAGSADSSASTDQDFGSSTKTTFSKSNEGKVITNNVFGTSSGSTSASKQSGFSAGTTAGQAAFQKDFQHSSSSFIGTSNTFNKASTPSAFSTFNGAQQSTNFNSFNNKGNNRPVTNVNTGKYTGGFGGSPGVLGSGKIGSAVRSDGSIRPANVAFTQGTAIAPTAPPKLPTNPNIANRVGISTSAGSPVDTGVGANKYQGTFGGPPGVLIPFDNVKANK, via the exons ATGATGCGGTCACCAAACGGGCGTATGCCTCATCAGGGTCTGAACAGACTTTGGATAGCTACCACTATTTGTGCCATTACCGTTTTGAGCGGGTCATTTGTGCGCCCCGCTTTCGGAGCACCAGCCAAACTTG ATGGTATTGGGCCACCACCAGAATCGCCATTCCCTTTAGAAGCACAACCAACACAATTTTCCGATGCGATAGCTGCGGCTCTTAATAATGATAATAGTGCCAGAGACGTTAAAGGCTTCAGCAAAAATCAACCGTCGGCGGTCGATAGTTATGGTAATCCGATTGAGACGCTGAAACCCATCGATACACCCGATGGGCGGAAGGTAATCAGTGCGCAGGGTTTACAATTTGAAATACCCAACTATGCTTCGGGCATAACTGAGATAAAGAAGCCGGCCGACGACTTACTGCCACCATTCATTG ATCCCATTGCCGTTGCTGTATCGACGGATGGAGAAACCGGTAGGAGTTCAGTTCCAGGACCTTTGGCTACAGCAGTCGCGGCAACGACAGTGGATGTGGAAAATGCTCAGCTAGTCGAATTGAACCCGAAAGGCACGAATGTGCTTACTACAAGTCAAACAGATAAGAAATTACCAAATCATAACCTTAACTCGTTGCCATCATACATACTTGAGTTAAACGACCCGGATATTGGAGGACCTGTAGAATACATGCCAGCTGAGGATGGGTCATCCTTGAAAGTTATCGCATGGGATTTATTACCACCAATAGAACAAGAACCTACCATAACTACATCGGGAAATCATTTACCAAAATCTGTATCTGGTACACATAACAATAAAGTATCTTTAACTGCGGGACAGAGCTTCAGTGCACAAGCATCTGAAATTGGTGTTTCCAATAAAGGAAGTGTTTCCGTGGCATCCCTTACTAGTCCACAAGAAAATAGGTTTCATTCGACGAGTTCAACTACAACTACTCCCAAATCGACTACCGCGCGTACGACGAGGCCCACAACCACAACTACTACGTCAACAACGAGAGCTACTATGACAACCCGCCGTCCAACCACCACAACAACTCGTCGTACTACAACTACTAGACGTAATCcaacaactacatcaacaaccaCACCAGCACCACTTAATCCAAACGACTTTTTCCAATTAGAAAATGGTGACTCATATACTCTACCATCCTGGTTAGCTGATATTGATGATCCTGAATTGGATGCGGCAGTTAGTTTTATTCCACCAGAAAATATACACGAATATAATGATACCATTTCGCGGGATATTCTTCCTCCTCTTGAACCATACACCGATCTTAATGACATTGAGTTGCCTGAAGAGCTTCGTACAACTTCCACCACTACCAGTCGGCCCCATACCACATCTACGACACCTAAGCCGCGTCAAGCATTTACCACCACCCCTAAAAGTGTAACTGTATCCACACCTCGACCACATTGGGTACGCGCTTATCCCACAACTGCCAAAACAACCACTACTACAACCACTCAACGACCCAACTCTTTTGTTGATCGTTTTTCTTCCAACCATATTGCACAAACGCATGATTCGACATTTGCCTCATCTTCTACCTTTCCCAATTCGAAAGTGCACACGTCATTCCTTAGTAATAGCGTCATCAGTACCACGACTAGCACGACGACACCAAAACCTCGACTAACGACATCGGCTGCACCATCGCACCATATCAATAGATATCAACAAGACAACAATagatttaatgaaaattcttcCACTATCACAGATCATACAGCAAGTGCTGAAGTGAAAAACAGTCAAGCAGTTACAACATCAAAATTCTCTAATTCAAATCCCTTCTTGCCAGCACACAATAGTGCCACACGTCCGTTTTCGTCTCAGaatgcaattaaatttactACCACCACGTCAACGACTACTACAACTACAACTCCTGCAACTCCAATAGAAGAAAATCCATTCGATTCCGTCACTTTACCATCGTGGTTAGCTGATTTCGATTATCCCGACTTGGCTCCAGGTGTACCGTTCATATACAATGCTGAGGAATCGAATTCGGATGTCTCCAATGATTTGCTGCCACCTTCGCAGCTGTCTGCTGAAACAACAGATAcaacaaaaccaattttcataACATCCTCTCCCACATCCTTTAACTCCTTTCAAATTGCACCAAGTTCAACTAATCGGCACGATTCCACTCTCGCTTCCGCCTCCACCTTTACTACACGTACTTTCGCTTTTAATAATTCCCCATCAAAAGTCATCACAACTGCCAAACCATTCAACATCCAAAATCCATTCGCGAAAGTGCctaatagcaacaataacaatcaaGAGCCAATCACTGTGCCACCAGTGCTATTTAGTCCACCAACCGCAGATGCTGAGAGTAAAGTCGACATTGTGGCCGTGAACGATGTCAGCAAGGCAGTTCCTCATTTTGATCGTGAAAACGCAGCGACAACAGCTGACCAATTTCATAACAACAAACATTCCTCAtcaagttttaataaaaattttgcagctCCATTCGAACCAACGTCGACGGCTGGCAGCGCCGATTCATCGGCTTCTACAGATCAAGATTTTGGTAGCTCAACGAAAACCACATTTTCGAAAAGTAACGAAGGCAAAGTGATAACTAACAATGTATTTGGTACTTCCAGCGGCTCTACAAGCGCATCTAAACAAAGTGGATTTAGTGCAGGTACCACTGCCGGGCAAgcagctttccaaaaag ACTTCCAACATAGTAGCAGCAGTTTCATCGGAACTTCAAATACCTTCAATAAGGCTTCAACTCCGAGCGCGTTTTCAACTTTCAACGGCGCTCAACAGAGCACGAATTTCAATAGTTTTAATAACAAGGGCAATAATAGACCAGTAACCAATGTAAATACTGGAAAATACACTGGAGGTTTTGGCGGATCTCCAGGTGTTTTGGGTAGTGGAAAAATAGGTTCCGCAGTGCGATCAGATGGATCCATACGCCCTGCGAATGTTGCATTTACACAGGGAACGGCCATTGCACCTACAGCACCACCAAAGCTTCCAACCAATCCTAACATTGCAAATCGCGTTGGAATTTCAACTTCCGCCGGTTCCCCGGTCGACACTGGTGTGGGTGCTAATAAGTACCAAGGGACATTCGGTGGACCACCCGGAGTGTTGATCCCGTTTGACAATGTCAAAGCGAATAAATAG
- the LOC120770094 gene encoding mucin-5AC-like isoform X1, with protein sequence MSGEVNSDKMIVFVSNNDSMVTYPNINNEIDAKVKRINKETGSNDFSSPQIAPDHDEKYQLINFTDTDIHTAKSSGSNKTPKQSKHWYNAEHTLNGTNSFERTTNAFGTNTTNTANTLTSAPISYTSTSPLSQRSPLFTQLANYIFTKHSLIELTPKHPNNIVFSTPYPLTSPSIPPHAPIDRADFKSPHFYPFERENQIYIANPRNKNFISRGKRSSISTHHKNIPQPLSSGNFNYPNVPTDIATINRIAAKYQTPLPALDPIAVAVSTDGETGRSSVPGPLATAVAATTVDVENAQLVELNPKGTNVLTTSQTDKKLPNHNLNSLPSYILELNDPDIGGPVEYMPAEDGSSLKVIAWDLLPPIEQEPTITTSGNHLPKSVSGTHNNKVSLTAGQSFSAQASEIGVSNKGSVSVASLTSPQENRFHSTSSTTTTPKSTTARTTRPTTTTTTSTTRATMTTRRPTTTTTRRTTTTRRNPTTTSTTTPAPLNPNDFFQLENGDSYTLPSWLADIDDPELDAAVSFIPPENIHEYNDTISRDILPPLEPYTDLNDIELPEELRTTSTTTSRPHTTSTTPKPRQAFTTTPKSVTVSTPRPHWVRAYPTTAKTTTTTTTQRPNSFVDRFSSNHIAQTHDSTFASSSTFPNSKVHTSFLSNSVISTTTSTTTPKPRLTTSAAPSHHINRYQQDNNRFNENSSTITDHTASAEVKNSQAVTTSKFSNSNPFLPAHNSATRPFSSQNAIKFTTTTSTTTTTTTPATPIEENPFDSVTLPSWLADFDYPDLAPGVPFIYNAEESNSDVSNDLLPPSQLSAETTDTTKPIFITSSPTSFNSFQIAPSSTNRHDSTLASASTFTTRTFAFNNSPSKVITTAKPFNIQNPFAKVPNSNNNNQEPITVPPVLFSPPTADAESKVDIVAVNDVSKAVPHFDRENAATTADQFHNNKHSSSSFNKNFAAPFEPTSTAGSADSSASTDQDFGSSTKTTFSKSNEGKVITNNVFGTSSGSTSASKQSGFSAGTTAGQAAFQKDFQHSSSSFIGTSNTFNKASTPSAFSTFNGAQQSTNFNSFNNKGNNRPVTNVNTGKYTGGFGGSPGVLGSGKIGSAVRSDGSIRPANVAFTQGTAIAPTAPPKLPTNPNIANRVGISTSAGSPVDTGVGANKYQGTFGGPPGVLIPFDNVKANK encoded by the exons ATGTCTGGTGAGGTGAACAGCGACAAAATGATCGTATTTGTTAGCAACAATGATTCGATGGTCACATACCCTAATATCAACAATGAAATTGATGCTAAAGTTAAACGTATTAACAAAGAAACTGGATCAAATGATTTCAGTTCTCCTCAAATAGCGCCAGATCATGACGAAAAATATCAACTTATTAATTTTACTGATACTGACATACATACAGCCAAGAGTTCTGGCAGCAATAAAACACCAAAACAAAGCAAGCACTGGTATAACGCGGAACACACGCTTAATGGCACTAACTCGTTCGAAAGAACCACAAATGCATTCGGTACAAACACTACCAACACTGCCAACACACTCACAAGCGCACCAATTTCGTATACTTCTACGTCTCCGCTCTCGCAAAGATCACCATTATTTACACAATTAgctaattatatatttactaaGCATTCCTTAATTGAATTAACCCCCAAACATCCAAATAACATAGTATTTAGTACACCATATCCATTAACGTCCCCATCAATTCCACCACACGCTCCTATTGACCGGGCTGACTTTAAATCACCTCATTTCTACCCGTTTGAAAGAGAAAATCAAATATACATCGCTAACCCtagaaataagaattttatttccCGAGGCAAACGAAGCTCCATCTCCACACATCACAAAAATATCCCTCAACCCCTAAGTAGTGGTAATTTTAATTATCCAAACGTTCCTACTGATATAGCCACTATTAATCGCATAGCTGCTAAATACCAAACTCCCCTTCCCGCCTTAGATCCCATTGCCGTTGCTGTATCGACGGATGGAGAAACCGGTAGGAGTTCAGTTCCAGGACCTTTGGCTACAGCAGTCGCGGCAACGACAGTGGATGTGGAAAATGCTCAGCTAGTCGAATTGAACCCGAAAGGCACGAATGTGCTTACTACAAGTCAAACAGATAAGAAATTACCAAATCATAACCTTAACTCGTTGCCATCATACATACTTGAGTTAAACGACCCGGATATTGGAGGACCTGTAGAATACATGCCAGCTGAGGATGGGTCATCCTTGAAAGTTATCGCATGGGATTTATTACCACCAATAGAACAAGAACCTACCATAACTACATCGGGAAATCATTTACCAAAATCTGTATCTGGTACACATAACAATAAAGTATCTTTAACTGCGGGACAGAGCTTCAGTGCACAAGCATCTGAAATTGGTGTTTCCAATAAAGGAAGTGTTTCCGTGGCATCCCTTACTAGTCCACAAGAAAATAGGTTTCATTCGACGAGTTCAACTACAACTACTCCCAAATCGACTACCGCGCGTACGACGAGGCCCACAACCACAACTACTACGTCAACAACGAGAGCTACTATGACAACCCGCCGTCCAACCACCACAACAACTCGTCGTACTACAACTACTAGACGTAATCcaacaactacatcaacaaccaCACCAGCACCACTTAATCCAAACGACTTTTTCCAATTAGAAAATGGTGACTCATATACTCTACCATCCTGGTTAGCTGATATTGATGATCCTGAATTGGATGCGGCAGTTAGTTTTATTCCACCAGAAAATATACACGAATATAATGATACCATTTCGCGGGATATTCTTCCTCCTCTTGAACCATACACCGATCTTAATGACATTGAGTTGCCTGAAGAGCTTCGTACAACTTCCACCACTACCAGTCGGCCCCATACCACATCTACGACACCTAAGCCGCGTCAAGCATTTACCACCACCCCTAAAAGTGTAACTGTATCCACACCTCGACCACATTGGGTACGCGCTTATCCCACAACTGCCAAAACAACCACTACTACAACCACTCAACGACCCAACTCTTTTGTTGATCGTTTTTCTTCCAACCATATTGCACAAACGCATGATTCGACATTTGCCTCATCTTCTACCTTTCCCAATTCGAAAGTGCACACGTCATTCCTTAGTAATAGCGTCATCAGTACCACGACTAGCACGACGACACCAAAACCTCGACTAACGACATCGGCTGCACCATCGCACCATATCAATAGATATCAACAAGACAACAATagatttaatgaaaattcttcCACTATCACAGATCATACAGCAAGTGCTGAAGTGAAAAACAGTCAAGCAGTTACAACATCAAAATTCTCTAATTCAAATCCCTTCTTGCCAGCACACAATAGTGCCACACGTCCGTTTTCGTCTCAGaatgcaattaaatttactACCACCACGTCAACGACTACTACAACTACAACTCCTGCAACTCCAATAGAAGAAAATCCATTCGATTCCGTCACTTTACCATCGTGGTTAGCTGATTTCGATTATCCCGACTTGGCTCCAGGTGTACCGTTCATATACAATGCTGAGGAATCGAATTCGGATGTCTCCAATGATTTGCTGCCACCTTCGCAGCTGTCTGCTGAAACAACAGATAcaacaaaaccaattttcataACATCCTCTCCCACATCCTTTAACTCCTTTCAAATTGCACCAAGTTCAACTAATCGGCACGATTCCACTCTCGCTTCCGCCTCCACCTTTACTACACGTACTTTCGCTTTTAATAATTCCCCATCAAAAGTCATCACAACTGCCAAACCATTCAACATCCAAAATCCATTCGCGAAAGTGCctaatagcaacaataacaatcaaGAGCCAATCACTGTGCCACCAGTGCTATTTAGTCCACCAACCGCAGATGCTGAGAGTAAAGTCGACATTGTGGCCGTGAACGATGTCAGCAAGGCAGTTCCTCATTTTGATCGTGAAAACGCAGCGACAACAGCTGACCAATTTCATAACAACAAACATTCCTCAtcaagttttaataaaaattttgcagctCCATTCGAACCAACGTCGACGGCTGGCAGCGCCGATTCATCGGCTTCTACAGATCAAGATTTTGGTAGCTCAACGAAAACCACATTTTCGAAAAGTAACGAAGGCAAAGTGATAACTAACAATGTATTTGGTACTTCCAGCGGCTCTACAAGCGCATCTAAACAAAGTGGATTTAGTGCAGGTACCACTGCCGGGCAAgcagctttccaaaaag ACTTCCAACATAGTAGCAGCAGTTTCATCGGAACTTCAAATACCTTCAATAAGGCTTCAACTCCGAGCGCGTTTTCAACTTTCAACGGCGCTCAACAGAGCACGAATTTCAATAGTTTTAATAACAAGGGCAATAATAGACCAGTAACCAATGTAAATACTGGAAAATACACTGGAGGTTTTGGCGGATCTCCAGGTGTTTTGGGTAGTGGAAAAATAGGTTCCGCAGTGCGATCAGATGGATCCATACGCCCTGCGAATGTTGCATTTACACAGGGAACGGCCATTGCACCTACAGCACCACCAAAGCTTCCAACCAATCCTAACATTGCAAATCGCGTTGGAATTTCAACTTCCGCCGGTTCCCCGGTCGACACTGGTGTGGGTGCTAATAAGTACCAAGGGACATTCGGTGGACCACCCGGAGTGTTGATCCCGTTTGACAATGTCAAAGCGAATAAATAG
- the LOC120770094 gene encoding flocculation protein FLO11-like isoform X3 produces MMRSPNGRMPHQGLNRLWIATTICAITVLSGSFVRPAFGAPAKLDPIAVAVSTDGETGRSSVPGPLATAVAATTVDVENAQLVELNPKGTNVLTTSQTDKKLPNHNLNSLPSYILELNDPDIGGPVEYMPAEDGSSLKVIAWDLLPPIEQEPTITTSGNHLPKSVSGTHNNKVSLTAGQSFSAQASEIGVSNKGSVSVASLTSPQENRFHSTSSTTTTPKSTTARTTRPTTTTTTSTTRATMTTRRPTTTTTRRTTTTRRNPTTTSTTTPAPLNPNDFFQLENGDSYTLPSWLADIDDPELDAAVSFIPPENIHEYNDTISRDILPPLEPYTDLNDIELPEELRTTSTTTSRPHTTSTTPKPRQAFTTTPKSVTVSTPRPHWVRAYPTTAKTTTTTTTQRPNSFVDRFSSNHIAQTHDSTFASSSTFPNSKVHTSFLSNSVISTTTSTTTPKPRLTTSAAPSHHINRYQQDNNRFNENSSTITDHTASAEVKNSQAVTTSKFSNSNPFLPAHNSATRPFSSQNAIKFTTTTSTTTTTTTPATPIEENPFDSVTLPSWLADFDYPDLAPGVPFIYNAEESNSDVSNDLLPPSQLSAETTDTTKPIFITSSPTSFNSFQIAPSSTNRHDSTLASASTFTTRTFAFNNSPSKVITTAKPFNIQNPFAKVPNSNNNNQEPITVPPVLFSPPTADAESKVDIVAVNDVSKAVPHFDRENAATTADQFHNNKHSSSSFNKNFAAPFEPTSTAGSADSSASTDQDFGSSTKTTFSKSNEGKVITNNVFGTSSGSTSASKQSGFSAGTTAGQAAFQKDFQHSSSSFIGTSNTFNKASTPSAFSTFNGAQQSTNFNSFNNKGNNRPVTNVNTGKYTGGFGGSPGVLGSGKIGSAVRSDGSIRPANVAFTQGTAIAPTAPPKLPTNPNIANRVGISTSAGSPVDTGVGANKYQGTFGGPPGVLIPFDNVKANK; encoded by the exons ATGATGCGGTCACCAAACGGGCGTATGCCTCATCAGGGTCTGAACAGACTTTGGATAGCTACCACTATTTGTGCCATTACCGTTTTGAGCGGGTCATTTGTGCGCCCCGCTTTCGGAGCACCAGCCAAACTTG ATCCCATTGCCGTTGCTGTATCGACGGATGGAGAAACCGGTAGGAGTTCAGTTCCAGGACCTTTGGCTACAGCAGTCGCGGCAACGACAGTGGATGTGGAAAATGCTCAGCTAGTCGAATTGAACCCGAAAGGCACGAATGTGCTTACTACAAGTCAAACAGATAAGAAATTACCAAATCATAACCTTAACTCGTTGCCATCATACATACTTGAGTTAAACGACCCGGATATTGGAGGACCTGTAGAATACATGCCAGCTGAGGATGGGTCATCCTTGAAAGTTATCGCATGGGATTTATTACCACCAATAGAACAAGAACCTACCATAACTACATCGGGAAATCATTTACCAAAATCTGTATCTGGTACACATAACAATAAAGTATCTTTAACTGCGGGACAGAGCTTCAGTGCACAAGCATCTGAAATTGGTGTTTCCAATAAAGGAAGTGTTTCCGTGGCATCCCTTACTAGTCCACAAGAAAATAGGTTTCATTCGACGAGTTCAACTACAACTACTCCCAAATCGACTACCGCGCGTACGACGAGGCCCACAACCACAACTACTACGTCAACAACGAGAGCTACTATGACAACCCGCCGTCCAACCACCACAACAACTCGTCGTACTACAACTACTAGACGTAATCcaacaactacatcaacaaccaCACCAGCACCACTTAATCCAAACGACTTTTTCCAATTAGAAAATGGTGACTCATATACTCTACCATCCTGGTTAGCTGATATTGATGATCCTGAATTGGATGCGGCAGTTAGTTTTATTCCACCAGAAAATATACACGAATATAATGATACCATTTCGCGGGATATTCTTCCTCCTCTTGAACCATACACCGATCTTAATGACATTGAGTTGCCTGAAGAGCTTCGTACAACTTCCACCACTACCAGTCGGCCCCATACCACATCTACGACACCTAAGCCGCGTCAAGCATTTACCACCACCCCTAAAAGTGTAACTGTATCCACACCTCGACCACATTGGGTACGCGCTTATCCCACAACTGCCAAAACAACCACTACTACAACCACTCAACGACCCAACTCTTTTGTTGATCGTTTTTCTTCCAACCATATTGCACAAACGCATGATTCGACATTTGCCTCATCTTCTACCTTTCCCAATTCGAAAGTGCACACGTCATTCCTTAGTAATAGCGTCATCAGTACCACGACTAGCACGACGACACCAAAACCTCGACTAACGACATCGGCTGCACCATCGCACCATATCAATAGATATCAACAAGACAACAATagatttaatgaaaattcttcCACTATCACAGATCATACAGCAAGTGCTGAAGTGAAAAACAGTCAAGCAGTTACAACATCAAAATTCTCTAATTCAAATCCCTTCTTGCCAGCACACAATAGTGCCACACGTCCGTTTTCGTCTCAGaatgcaattaaatttactACCACCACGTCAACGACTACTACAACTACAACTCCTGCAACTCCAATAGAAGAAAATCCATTCGATTCCGTCACTTTACCATCGTGGTTAGCTGATTTCGATTATCCCGACTTGGCTCCAGGTGTACCGTTCATATACAATGCTGAGGAATCGAATTCGGATGTCTCCAATGATTTGCTGCCACCTTCGCAGCTGTCTGCTGAAACAACAGATAcaacaaaaccaattttcataACATCCTCTCCCACATCCTTTAACTCCTTTCAAATTGCACCAAGTTCAACTAATCGGCACGATTCCACTCTCGCTTCCGCCTCCACCTTTACTACACGTACTTTCGCTTTTAATAATTCCCCATCAAAAGTCATCACAACTGCCAAACCATTCAACATCCAAAATCCATTCGCGAAAGTGCctaatagcaacaataacaatcaaGAGCCAATCACTGTGCCACCAGTGCTATTTAGTCCACCAACCGCAGATGCTGAGAGTAAAGTCGACATTGTGGCCGTGAACGATGTCAGCAAGGCAGTTCCTCATTTTGATCGTGAAAACGCAGCGACAACAGCTGACCAATTTCATAACAACAAACATTCCTCAtcaagttttaataaaaattttgcagctCCATTCGAACCAACGTCGACGGCTGGCAGCGCCGATTCATCGGCTTCTACAGATCAAGATTTTGGTAGCTCAACGAAAACCACATTTTCGAAAAGTAACGAAGGCAAAGTGATAACTAACAATGTATTTGGTACTTCCAGCGGCTCTACAAGCGCATCTAAACAAAGTGGATTTAGTGCAGGTACCACTGCCGGGCAAgcagctttccaaaaag ACTTCCAACATAGTAGCAGCAGTTTCATCGGAACTTCAAATACCTTCAATAAGGCTTCAACTCCGAGCGCGTTTTCAACTTTCAACGGCGCTCAACAGAGCACGAATTTCAATAGTTTTAATAACAAGGGCAATAATAGACCAGTAACCAATGTAAATACTGGAAAATACACTGGAGGTTTTGGCGGATCTCCAGGTGTTTTGGGTAGTGGAAAAATAGGTTCCGCAGTGCGATCAGATGGATCCATACGCCCTGCGAATGTTGCATTTACACAGGGAACGGCCATTGCACCTACAGCACCACCAAAGCTTCCAACCAATCCTAACATTGCAAATCGCGTTGGAATTTCAACTTCCGCCGGTTCCCCGGTCGACACTGGTGTGGGTGCTAATAAGTACCAAGGGACATTCGGTGGACCACCCGGAGTGTTGATCCCGTTTGACAATGTCAAAGCGAATAAATAG